Proteins encoded in a region of the Mercenaria mercenaria strain notata chromosome 1, MADL_Memer_1, whole genome shotgun sequence genome:
- the LOC128558637 gene encoding protein TsetseEP-like translates to MSQLDPNKHAGIGEDEKIPDADLSVNSALGTSRDTLGNVDEGLPETSQKFAPGNEPNSELEPVPEPEPEPELVAGPEQEPGSQKIPDPEPVPRAEQKPEAELEGERKVTPEPVPDQTPEQAEDPAEENDATQQNDTGAFKKTDFIKKNRRHSNIMNNLGRNQQRCLRLDFY, encoded by the exons ATGAGTCAGCTTGATCCAAATAAACATG CTGGAATAGGTGAAGATGAGAAAATACCTGATGCAGATCTGTCAGTGAATTCAGCTCTTGGCACATCACGGGACACTTTAGGGAATGTTGATGAAGGTTTACCAGAGACGTCGCAAAAGTTTGCTCCAGGAAATGAACCGAACTCGGAGCTTGAACCTGTTCCAGAGCCAGAACCTGAACCCGAATTAGTGGCTGGGCCAGAACAAGAACCAGGATCTCAAAAAATCCCAGATCCAGAACCTGTTCCACGGGCTGAGCAAAag CCTGAAGCCGAGCTTGAGGGAGAAAGAAAGGTAACACCAGAACCTGTTCCAGACCAAACTCCTGAACAGGCAGAAGACCCAGCTGAAGAAAATGATGCTACACAACAAAATGACACGGGTGcttttaaaaaaactgattttattaaaaagaacCGCAGACATTcaaatataatgaacaatcttggaagaaaTCAACAAAGATGTTTGCGGTTAGATTTTTATTAA
- the LOC128558617 gene encoding tigger transposable element-derived protein 4-like, with translation MSVAPLPSQYCQSEQSSEGPSHGGIARSEKPKPSATGKTGIKRKLDVKTIEVKYNAIMEVEKGQKSKAQIARDLKINSSTLATWVKNAANIKEGYLTYSPKRKTMKTGKWDELESALLQWFKFARDKEAVLSGPTLIAKAEQYAQSLQIEDFHGTTGWLHRFKERNGIVFRSINGESRSVNDVSDDMEAWKKTRTDLLQRFNAEDVYNADETGLFFKMLPEKTLDFKGVDCNGGKRSKERLTVMVCTNMSGTDKLPLFIIGKSAKPRCFKNVKTLQTQYTNNKKAWMTGQIFEDWLRKIDREMKRRGRRITMVVDNAPCHPKLENLSNIELIFLPPNTTSKTQPMDQGVIQNLKVHYRKRVVLRQLSAIDNDHDFTLSVLDALRLLQQLWECVTPTTITNCYRHAGFMLQIIDEQGDDDDTDELDDIPLARLASMGTSSELLGSFLDFDDNDATTSASATDPEIISQVIDSRKEIYEDNMADDDDEDDDFQPPPLPTADEAMAALTTVREFLESMEDTHKESKLLCTISRTILRGKMTEVNKLKQTSIKMFTRDINQ, from the coding sequence ATGTCCGTGGCTCCTTTGCCTTCTCAATATTGTCAATCCGAGCAATCTAGTGAAGGACCCAGTCATGGGGGGATAGCTAGATCGGAAAAACCGAAGCCGTCAGCAACGGGAAAAACTGGTATAAAGCGGAAGCTTGATGTCAAAACTATTGAGGTGAAATACAACGCTATCATGGAGGTCGAAAAGGGTCAGAAGTCCAAGGCTCAGATAGCCCGAGATTTGAAGATCAACAGCAGCACGCTGGCTACATGGGTGAAAAACGCCGCAAACATCAAAGAAGGGTATCTTACCTACAGTCCGAAACGGAAAACCATGAAAACGGGAAAATGGGACGAATTAGAGTCGGCGCTTCTACAATGGTTTAAATTTGCAAGGGACAAAGAAGCAGTACTGTCAGGTCCAACTCTGATTGCGAAAGCTGAACAATATGCTCAGAGCCTGCAGATTGAAGACTTCCATGGTACCACGGGATGGCTCCATCGATTCAAAGAACGTAATGGGATCGTTTTTCGATCAATCAATGGGGAAAGTAGGAGCGTAAATGACGTTTCGGACGACATGGAGGCATGGAAGAAGACACGTACTGACCTTCTACAGAGGTTCAACGCTGAAGATGTCTACAATGCCGACGAAACTgggttatttttcaaaatgttacccGAGAAGACGTTAGACTTCAAAGGGGTCGACTGTAATGGCGGGAAACGAAGCAAAGAACGGTTGACTGTAATGGTATGCACCAATATGTCCGGCACCGACAAACTGCCATTGTTTATAATCGGTAAATCTGCGAAACCCAGATGCTTCAAGAACGTCAAAACCTTGCAGACGCAatatacaaacaacaaaaaagcCTGGATGACGGGGCAGATCTTTGAAGACTGGCTCAGGAAAATTGACCGTGAAATGAAACGCCGCGGCAGACGTATCACAATGGTTGTAGACAACGCACCTTGTCACCCGAAACTAGAGAACCTCAGTAATATTGAGCTGATATTTCTACCACCAAATACCACCAGTAAAACACAACCGATGGACCAGGGAGTAATCCAGAATCTCAAAGTCCATTACAGAAAAAGAGTCGTACTCCGCCAGCTTTCAGCCATTGACAACGACCATGACTTCACGTTGTCAGTACTAGATGCACTCCGTCTTCTTCAGCAGTTATGGGAGTGCGTTACaccaacaacaataacaaactgCTATCGTCATGCAGGGTTCATGTTACAGATCATCGATGAGCAGGGAGATGACGACGACACCGATGAACTTGACGATATACCACTTGCTAGACTTGCCAGTATGGGTACATCATCCGAATTGCTTGGTTCGTTTTTGGATTTTGACGACAACGACGCAACAACATCAGCCTCTGCTACAGACCCTGAAATCATCAGTCAGGTGATCGATTCAAGAAAAGAGATCTACGAAGATAACATGGCCGACGACGATGACGAGGATGACGATTTCCAGCCGCCCCCGCTTCCCACCGCTGATGAAGCCATGGCTGCGCTAACAACCGTTCGAGAATTCCTCGAGTCTATGGAAGACACACACAAGGAATCCAAGTTGCTTTGTACCATTTCACGAACAATTCTTAGGGGGAAAATGACTGAAGTGAATAAACTCAAACAAACGTCAATTAAGATGTTTACCAGAGATATTAATCAGTAA